A genomic window from Labeo rohita strain BAU-BD-2019 chromosome 6, IGBB_LRoh.1.0, whole genome shotgun sequence includes:
- the ilrun gene encoding protein ILRUN has translation MLMEGMDIDLDPELMQKFSCMGTTDKDVLISEFQRLLGFQLNPAGCAFFLDMTNWNLQAAIGAYYDFESPNINTPSMSFVEDVTIGEGESVPPDTQFTKTWRIQNTGTESWPPGVCLKYVGGDQFGHVNMVMVRSLDPQEISDVSVQMRSPAVPGMYQGQWRMCTATGLFYGDVIWVILSVEEGGLLGVTQQLSSFETEFNTQPHRSLEGDFNPFASPQKNKQDTNEDNLKDPGGHWEAPLDSIQQDQNGLNHSSVNITPNGLQNNLSVVTYSQGINGPFPFGQS, from the exons ATGCTCATGGAGGGCATGGACATAGACCTGGATCCGGAGCTCATGCAAAAATTCAGCTGCATGGGCACCACGGATAAAGATGTCCTCATCTCGGAGTTCCAGAGGCTGCTGGGCTTTCAGCTCAACCCGGCTGGCTGCGCCTTCTTCCTGGACATGACCAACTG GAACCTACAAGCAGCTATTGGTGCGTATTATGACTTTGAGAGTCCAAATATCAACACGCCGTCAATGTCTTTTGTGGAAGATGTGACGATTGGAGAGGGGGAGTCTGTTCCTCCTGACACACAGTTCACAAAGACATGGAGGATACAGAACACAG GTACAGAGTCGTGGCCCCCAGGTGTGTGTCTGAAGTATGTTGGCGGGGATCAGTTTGGTCATGTGAACATGGTGATGGTGCGTTCTCTGGACCCGCAGGAGATCTCAGACGTGAGCGTGCAGATGCGCAGTCCAGCCGTTCCTGGCATGTACCAGGGCCAGTGGAGAATGTGCACTGCCACTGGACTCTTCTACGGAG ATGTGATCTGGGTGATATTGAGTGTGGAAGAGGGAGGCCTGCTGGGCGTCACACAGCAGTTATCCTCCTTCGAGACAGAGTTCAACACGCAGCCACACCGCAGTCTAGAGGGAGACTTCAACCCTTTCGCCTCACCACAGAAGAACAAGCAGGACACCAATGAGGATAATCTAAAAGACCCCGGGGGCCACTGGGAGGCCCCTCTGGACTCCATTCAGCAAGATCAAAATGGACTCAATCACagctctgtaaatattacacCAAATGGTCTCCAAAACAACTTATCAGTAGTGACTTACAGCCAG GGCATTAATGGACCCTTCCCGTTCGGACAGTCTTAA